The following coding sequences are from one Verrucosispora sp. WMMD573 window:
- the rhaI gene encoding L-rhamnose isomerase produces MTEIDPATRRRVIDALREQRIETPSWAYGNSGTRFKVFAQAGVPRDPYEKVADAATVHRFTGVAPTVALHIPWDRVDDYAALAAYAKEQGVELGTINANVFQDDDYKLGSVTNPDPAVRRKAIGHLLECVDVMDATGSRDLKLWFSDGTNYPGQDSVRERQDRLADALRQAYDRLTGDQRLLLEYKLFEPAFYLTDVPDWGTAYAHCVELGERAQVVIDTGHHAPGTNIEFIVAFLLRVGKLGAFDFNSRFYADDDLMVGSADPFQLFRIMHEIVQADALRPSYGIAFMLDQCHNIEPKVQAVIRSVLNVQEATAKALLVDTAALTAAQRSGDVLEANAVLMDAYNTDVRPLLRDLREEVGLDPDPVAAYKRSGYLERVSAERVGGQQAGWGA; encoded by the coding sequence ATGACCGAGATCGATCCGGCCACGCGCAGACGGGTCATCGACGCCCTGCGGGAGCAGCGCATCGAGACACCCTCCTGGGCGTACGGCAACTCGGGCACCCGGTTCAAGGTGTTCGCGCAGGCGGGAGTGCCGCGTGACCCGTACGAGAAGGTGGCGGACGCGGCGACCGTGCACCGCTTCACCGGCGTCGCACCGACCGTGGCGCTGCACATTCCCTGGGACCGGGTGGACGACTATGCCGCGCTGGCCGCCTATGCCAAGGAGCAGGGCGTCGAGCTGGGCACGATCAACGCCAACGTGTTCCAGGACGACGACTACAAGCTGGGCTCGGTCACCAATCCCGACCCGGCGGTGCGCCGCAAGGCGATCGGGCACCTGCTGGAGTGCGTCGACGTGATGGACGCCACCGGTTCGCGTGATCTCAAGCTCTGGTTCTCCGACGGCACCAACTATCCGGGCCAGGACAGCGTTCGGGAGCGCCAGGACCGGCTCGCCGACGCGCTGCGGCAGGCGTACGACCGGCTGACCGGTGATCAGCGCCTGTTGCTGGAGTACAAGCTGTTCGAGCCGGCGTTCTACCTGACCGACGTGCCCGACTGGGGCACCGCGTACGCGCACTGCGTGGAGCTGGGCGAGCGGGCGCAGGTGGTCATCGACACCGGCCACCACGCGCCGGGCACGAACATCGAGTTCATCGTGGCCTTCCTGCTGCGCGTCGGGAAGCTGGGCGCCTTCGACTTCAACTCGCGGTTCTACGCCGACGACGACCTGATGGTGGGCTCGGCGGACCCGTTCCAACTGTTCCGGATCATGCACGAGATCGTCCAGGCCGACGCGCTGCGTCCGTCCTACGGCATCGCGTTCATGCTCGACCAGTGCCACAACATCGAGCCGAAGGTGCAGGCGGTCATCCGGTCGGTGCTCAACGTCCAGGAGGCGACCGCCAAGGCGCTGCTGGTGGACACCGCTGCGTTGACCGCTGCCCAGCGCAGCGGTGACGTGCTGGAGGCCAACGCCGTGCTGATGGACGCGTACAACACCGACGTGCGGCCATTGTTGCGCGACCTGCGCGAGGAGGTGGGTCTGGACCCGGATCCGGTCGCGGCCTACAAGCGGTCCGGGTACCTGGAGCGGGTCAGCGCCGAGCGGGTCGGTGGACAGCAGGCGGGCTGGGGTGCCTGA
- a CDS encoding L-rhamnose mutarotase — translation MRRICFTLQVRPDRLEEYRRRHAAVWPDMLAALKRAGWHDYSLFLREDGLLVGCFLTEDLDAARAAMEATEVNARWQAEMAPFFADLPDGRPDRGFDVLTEIFNLEEQLGEQQ, via the coding sequence GTGCGCCGGATCTGCTTCACCCTTCAGGTCAGGCCGGATCGGCTGGAGGAGTACCGGCGCCGCCACGCCGCCGTGTGGCCCGACATGCTCGCCGCGCTCAAGCGCGCGGGCTGGCACGACTATTCACTCTTTCTCCGTGAGGACGGACTGCTGGTCGGTTGTTTTCTGACCGAGGACCTCGACGCCGCGCGGGCGGCGATGGAGGCGACCGAGGTCAACGCGCGGTGGCAGGCGGAGATGGCCCCGTTCTTCGCCGACCTGCCCGACGGGCGTCCCGACCGGGGTTTCGACGTCCTGACCGAGATCTTCAACCTGGAAGAGCAACTGGGGGAACAGCAATGA
- a CDS encoding LacI family DNA-binding transcriptional regulator produces MATASIKEVARHAGVSLGTVSNVLNRPNTVAPATRQRVLDAIAELGYVRNDSARQLRAGQSRTVAIVVLDVANPFFTDVVHGAEQVIEEAGAMLIVCNSGEDSARERRHLELLEEQRVRGVLITPVAHGLQPNLERLHSRGIPVVLVDRGSGQASRCSVAVDDLLGGRLAMEHLLDQGHRRIAYAGGPFSIPQVADRHAGAAAALSERDGDAELRVATTSSLTVGGGRRAAEELLALPAGPRPTAVICANDLIALGVLQQLTERGLRVPDDVAIVGYDDIEFAGAAAVPLSSVRQPREQLGRTAALLLLEEAEGGLAHRHRHVVFQPELVVRRSSDHRRD; encoded by the coding sequence ATGGCTACGGCAAGCATCAAGGAGGTCGCGCGGCACGCCGGCGTGTCCCTGGGCACCGTCAGCAACGTGCTCAACCGGCCGAACACGGTCGCGCCGGCCACCCGACAACGGGTCCTCGACGCCATCGCCGAACTCGGCTACGTCCGTAACGACTCCGCCCGCCAGCTCCGCGCCGGGCAGAGCCGCACCGTGGCGATCGTCGTGCTCGACGTCGCCAACCCGTTCTTCACCGACGTGGTCCACGGCGCCGAGCAGGTCATCGAGGAGGCCGGCGCCATGCTCATCGTCTGCAACAGCGGTGAGGACAGCGCCCGGGAACGCCGGCACCTCGAACTGCTGGAGGAGCAGCGGGTGCGTGGCGTACTCATCACCCCCGTCGCGCACGGCCTGCAGCCCAACCTGGAACGCCTGCACAGCCGTGGCATCCCGGTGGTGCTGGTGGACCGCGGATCGGGGCAGGCCAGTCGCTGCTCCGTGGCCGTGGATGACCTCCTCGGCGGTCGGCTGGCCATGGAGCACCTGCTGGATCAGGGGCACCGTCGCATCGCGTACGCCGGCGGGCCCTTCTCCATCCCTCAGGTGGCCGACCGGCACGCCGGCGCCGCCGCGGCACTGTCCGAGCGGGACGGCGACGCCGAGCTGCGGGTGGCCACGACGAGCAGCCTGACCGTGGGCGGCGGCCGACGTGCCGCCGAGGAGCTGCTGGCGCTGCCCGCCGGACCCCGACCCACCGCCGTGATCTGCGCCAACGATCTGATCGCCCTCGGTGTCCTCCAACAGCTGACCGAACGCGGGCTGCGGGTGCCCGACGACGTCGCGATCGTCGGGTACGACGACATCGAGTTCGCCGGTGCGGCGGCGGTGCCCCTGTCGTCGGTGCGCCAACCCCGCGAGCAACTGGGCCGCACCGCCGCACTGCTGCTGCTGGAGGAGGCCGAGGGGGGCCTCGCCCACCGCCATCGGCACGTCGTCTTCCAGCCCGAACTGGTCGTGCGGCGCTCCAGCGACCACCGCCGCGACTGA
- a CDS encoding ABC transporter permease, which produces MATDTMAAPTGTATAGPPAWRRLFGSWDAILIVALIVVVLVATATIEGVGSPRFYRFLVLEAIPIALIALPMTLVIITGEIDLSVASTVGLTCSVLGQLWYLGVTSLPLLIVLSLLLGAVLGAVNGVFITVFGLPSLAVTIGTLALYRGLAYVVLGDRAIADYPPTWTQNAIAPIPGTVIPWFVLVLAALAVVFGVLLYATPIGRSLYAIGNNAEAATFSGISVLRTKFWLFVATGAMASLAGVFWTFRFASARADNATGLELAVVAAVLLGGVSIFGGRGGLVGVLAAVALLGVLRNALQLANVPANTLTIVTGTLLILSVVGPNVVRMARERLRRRRPVTTNLERTSS; this is translated from the coding sequence GTGGCAACTGACACCATGGCCGCCCCGACGGGCACCGCGACGGCGGGGCCGCCCGCCTGGCGTCGACTGTTCGGCTCGTGGGACGCCATCCTCATCGTCGCGCTGATCGTGGTGGTGCTCGTCGCCACTGCCACGATCGAGGGTGTCGGCAGCCCCCGCTTCTACCGGTTCCTGGTACTGGAGGCCATCCCGATCGCGCTGATCGCCCTGCCCATGACGCTTGTCATCATCACCGGCGAGATCGACCTCTCGGTGGCCAGCACGGTGGGGCTCACCTGCTCGGTGCTCGGTCAGCTGTGGTACCTCGGCGTCACGTCCCTGCCGCTGCTCATCGTGCTGAGCCTGCTGCTCGGCGCCGTGCTCGGCGCGGTCAACGGCGTCTTCATCACCGTGTTCGGTTTGCCGTCACTGGCGGTCACCATCGGCACGCTGGCGCTCTACCGTGGCCTGGCGTACGTCGTGCTCGGTGACCGCGCGATCGCCGACTACCCGCCGACCTGGACCCAGAACGCGATCGCCCCCATCCCGGGCACGGTCATTCCGTGGTTCGTGTTGGTCCTGGCCGCTCTGGCCGTCGTCTTCGGCGTGCTGCTGTACGCCACTCCGATCGGCCGCTCCCTCTACGCGATCGGCAACAACGCCGAGGCCGCCACCTTCAGCGGCATCTCGGTGCTGCGCACCAAGTTCTGGCTGTTCGTCGCCACCGGTGCCATGGCGTCCCTGGCCGGGGTGTTCTGGACGTTCCGTTTCGCCAGCGCCCGCGCCGACAACGCGACCGGCCTGGAGCTGGCGGTGGTGGCGGCCGTGCTTCTCGGCGGCGTCTCCATCTTCGGCGGTCGGGGCGGTCTGGTCGGTGTGCTCGCGGCGGTGGCCCTGCTCGGCGTGCTCCGCAACGCGTTGCAACTGGCCAACGTGCCGGCGAACACGCTGACCATCGTCACCGGCACCCTGCTCATCCTCTCCGTGGTCGGACCGAACGTCGTGCGGATGGCGCGCGAGCGGCTCCGTCGTCGCCGACCCGTCACCACCAACCTCGAAAGGACCTCGTCATGA
- the rhaS gene encoding rhamnose ABC transporter substrate-binding protein: MIIRRTRVVATAVLAAVALTLGACAEDTGGTDPGTGDTGNASGTIKEGLKVTFLPKQVNNPYFETSDNQGGKAAVEEFKGQYAQTGPSEASPSAQVSYINTLSQQGTDVIIIAANDQDAVCGSLTEAKAAGAKVITYDSDTKPECRDAFVNQASAEGIAQTQIKLISEAVGPDGGEIAILSATANATNQNAWIELMKTELAKPEYSKLTLVATVYGDDQDEKSFQEAQGLLSKYPNLKGIISPTTVGIAAAARYLSGSSYKGKVQLTGLGTPNQMREYVKDGTVKSFALWNPADLGYLAAYAGGALASGIITGKEGETFTAGKLGEYTVGANGEILLGDPFEFNADNIDEFNF; encoded by the coding sequence ATGATCATCAGACGTACCCGGGTTGTCGCGACCGCAGTCCTGGCGGCCGTGGCCCTCACCCTCGGCGCCTGCGCCGAGGACACCGGCGGCACCGACCCCGGCACCGGTGACACCGGCAACGCCTCCGGCACGATCAAGGAGGGGCTCAAGGTCACCTTCCTGCCCAAGCAGGTAAACAACCCGTACTTCGAGACCTCCGACAACCAGGGCGGCAAGGCTGCGGTCGAGGAGTTCAAGGGCCAGTACGCCCAGACCGGCCCCTCCGAGGCGAGCCCATCGGCCCAGGTGTCCTACATCAACACCCTGTCCCAGCAGGGCACCGACGTCATCATCATCGCGGCGAACGACCAGGACGCGGTCTGCGGCTCGCTGACCGAGGCGAAGGCCGCCGGTGCGAAGGTCATCACCTACGACTCGGACACCAAGCCGGAGTGCCGCGACGCGTTCGTCAACCAGGCCAGCGCCGAAGGCATCGCCCAGACGCAGATCAAGCTGATCTCCGAGGCGGTCGGTCCGGACGGTGGCGAGATCGCGATTCTCTCGGCGACGGCGAACGCCACCAACCAGAACGCGTGGATCGAGCTGATGAAGACCGAGCTGGCGAAGCCGGAGTACAGCAAGCTCACGCTGGTCGCCACGGTCTACGGCGACGACCAGGACGAGAAGTCCTTCCAGGAGGCGCAGGGCCTGCTGTCGAAGTACCCCAACCTCAAGGGCATCATCTCTCCGACCACGGTGGGTATCGCCGCTGCGGCCCGCTACCTGTCCGGCTCGTCCTACAAGGGCAAGGTGCAGCTGACCGGCCTCGGCACCCCGAACCAGATGCGCGAGTACGTCAAGGACGGCACGGTCAAGTCCTTCGCCCTGTGGAACCCGGCGGACCTCGGCTACCTCGCCGCGTACGCGGGCGGGGCGCTGGCCTCCGGGATCATCACCGGTAAGGAGGGCGAGACCTTCACCGCCGGCAAGCTCGGCGAGTACACCGTCGGTGCGAACGGCGAGATCCTGCTGGGCGACCCGTTCGAGTTCAACGCCGACAACATCGACGAGTTCAACTTCTAG
- a CDS encoding ABC transporter permease, which translates to MTTADVRQAHATTAGGPGPQSGARSAHRLFVVRELGILLALVLLVAVTFGVNQRFLSAQNIKDLLLSSTILAILAVGQAIVIITRNVDLSVGSILGLSAFATGVLFVDNPGLPIPLAIGIGAALGAACGAVNGALIAAARVPALVVTLGTLYVFRGLDHTWATGRQINAADMPRDFLRMGNATVLGVPVLALFAVAVLVVAGYLLKNYRSGRELYAIGSDPDAARLSGIAVGRRVFIAFVASGALAGLAGVLYAARFGTIDANAGLGLELNVVAAVVVGGVAIFGGSGSVYGAALGAVLLTTIGSALPVLGVNPFWQRAAVGALILAAIGLDRALAVRMARRLRGGNTRGN; encoded by the coding sequence ATGACCACCGCAGACGTACGCCAAGCGCACGCCACCACGGCGGGCGGACCCGGCCCACAGTCGGGCGCCCGTTCGGCGCACCGACTGTTCGTCGTCCGTGAGCTGGGCATCCTGCTCGCGCTGGTGCTCCTGGTCGCGGTGACCTTCGGCGTGAACCAGCGGTTCCTGTCCGCACAGAACATCAAGGACCTGCTGCTCAGCTCGACCATCCTGGCGATCCTCGCGGTCGGGCAGGCGATCGTCATCATCACCCGGAACGTCGACCTGTCGGTCGGGTCGATTCTCGGGCTGTCCGCGTTCGCCACCGGCGTGCTCTTCGTCGACAACCCCGGGCTGCCCATCCCGCTCGCCATCGGAATCGGCGCCGCGCTCGGCGCGGCCTGCGGCGCGGTCAACGGCGCCCTGATCGCCGCGGCTCGGGTGCCGGCCCTGGTGGTGACCCTCGGCACGCTGTACGTGTTCCGGGGACTCGACCACACCTGGGCCACCGGACGGCAGATCAACGCCGCCGACATGCCGCGCGACTTCCTGAGGATGGGCAACGCCACCGTCCTCGGCGTGCCGGTGCTGGCTCTCTTCGCGGTCGCCGTGCTCGTCGTCGCCGGCTACCTGTTGAAGAACTACCGCAGCGGTCGCGAGCTGTACGCGATCGGCTCCGACCCCGACGCGGCGCGGCTCTCCGGTATCGCGGTGGGTAGACGGGTGTTCATCGCCTTCGTGGCGAGCGGCGCGCTCGCCGGGCTCGCCGGTGTGCTCTACGCGGCCCGCTTCGGCACCATCGACGCGAACGCCGGCCTCGGCCTGGAACTCAACGTGGTCGCGGCCGTGGTGGTCGGCGGCGTCGCGATCTTCGGTGGCAGCGGTTCGGTGTACGGCGCAGCGCTCGGCGCCGTCCTGCTCACCACCATCGGAAGCGCCCTGCCCGTACTGGGGGTCAACCCGTTCTGGCAGCGCGCCGCCGTCGGCGCACTCATCCTGGCCGCCATCGGGCTGGACCGGGCGCTCGCCGTCCGCATGGCACGCCGTCTGCGAGGAGGCAACACCCGTGGCAACTGA
- a CDS encoding sugar ABC transporter ATP-binding protein yields the protein MLPVLALEGVDKSFGAVAALRDARLELFAGEAHALVGENGAGKSTLVKILAGVHGPDAGRMLLAGEPVTFGNPADARAAGIAVIYQEPTLFPDLSVAENIFMGRQPRKGLRRIDAAAMRARTNELFTRLGVGIDPDRPARGLSIADQQLVEIAKALSFDARVLVMDEPTAALSGVEVERLFAVVRTLRENGAAVLFISHRFDEVFALCQRVTVMRDGRWIATDEIGELTVDGVVRTMVGRDISSLFPKTDTEPGEVRLEIDGLTRHGYFDDISFTVRGGEIVALAGLVGAGRSEVARAIFGVDRYDAGEVRVDGRRLRPGDPPAAIAAGLALVPEDRRQQGLVMELSIERNATLPRRWALSRLGLLFGGSERRSTADWARRLQVKAARNSDPVSTLSGGNQQKVVLAKWLSTEPRVLMIDEPTRGIDVGTKSEVHRLLSQLAAEGVAVLMISSELPEVLGMADRVLVMHEGRLVADIPRHQADEESVMFAATGQREAAA from the coding sequence GTGCTTCCGGTCTTGGCACTGGAGGGTGTGGACAAGTCGTTCGGAGCCGTCGCCGCGTTACGCGACGCCCGACTGGAGTTGTTCGCCGGTGAGGCGCACGCCCTGGTCGGTGAGAACGGCGCCGGCAAGTCCACCCTGGTGAAGATCCTGGCCGGTGTGCACGGGCCGGACGCGGGCCGGATGCTGCTCGCCGGGGAGCCGGTCACCTTCGGCAACCCGGCCGACGCTCGGGCTGCGGGCATCGCCGTGATCTACCAGGAACCGACCCTCTTTCCTGATCTGTCGGTCGCGGAGAACATCTTCATGGGCCGGCAGCCCCGCAAGGGGCTGCGCCGCATCGACGCCGCGGCCATGCGGGCGCGTACCAACGAGCTGTTCACGCGGCTCGGCGTCGGGATCGACCCGGACCGGCCCGCCCGTGGTCTGTCCATCGCCGACCAGCAGCTGGTGGAGATCGCCAAGGCGCTCTCCTTCGACGCCCGGGTGCTGGTGATGGACGAACCGACGGCGGCGCTCTCCGGTGTCGAGGTCGAGCGACTCTTCGCCGTGGTCCGCACGCTGCGGGAGAACGGCGCGGCGGTGCTGTTCATCTCGCACCGTTTCGACGAGGTGTTCGCCCTCTGCCAGCGGGTCACCGTGATGCGCGACGGCCGTTGGATCGCCACGGACGAGATCGGTGAGCTGACCGTCGACGGTGTGGTGCGGACCATGGTCGGCCGCGACATCTCCTCGCTGTTCCCGAAGACGGACACCGAGCCGGGCGAGGTCCGCCTGGAGATCGACGGGCTGACCCGGCACGGCTACTTCGACGACATCTCGTTCACCGTGCGTGGCGGCGAGATCGTGGCGCTCGCCGGGCTGGTCGGCGCGGGACGCAGCGAGGTTGCCCGGGCGATCTTCGGCGTCGACCGCTACGACGCCGGTGAGGTCCGCGTCGACGGTCGGCGGCTACGGCCCGGCGACCCGCCGGCGGCGATCGCCGCCGGGCTGGCCCTCGTACCGGAGGACCGCCGCCAGCAGGGCCTGGTGATGGAGCTGTCGATCGAACGCAACGCCACGCTGCCGCGTCGGTGGGCGCTGAGCCGGCTGGGGCTGCTGTTCGGCGGCAGCGAGCGGCGATCGACCGCGGACTGGGCCCGCCGGTTGCAGGTCAAGGCCGCCCGCAACAGCGACCCGGTCTCCACCCTCTCCGGCGGCAATCAGCAGAAGGTGGTGCTGGCCAAGTGGCTGTCCACCGAGCCACGGGTGCTCATGATCGACGAACCGACCCGGGGCATCGATGTCGGCACCAAGTCCGAGGTGCACCGGCTGCTCTCCCAGCTCGCCGCCGAGGGAGTGGCGGTGCTGATGATCTCCAGTGAGCTGCCGGAGGTGCTCGGCATGGCCGATCGGGTGCTCGTCATGCACGAGGGCCGCCTGGTCGCCGACATCCCGCGTCATCAGGCCGATGAGGAGAGCGTCATGTTCGCCGCGACCGGACAGCGGGAGGCCGCCGCATGA
- a CDS encoding family 1 glycosylhydrolase, which yields MGADFPAGFLWGSATSAHQVEGSNVNNDWWEFEHRPGSAARWSSGDGIDHYHRYAQDFALLRSLGHNAHRLSLEWSRIEPAPGEFSRAATAHYRRVLTALADTGMTAFVTLHHFTLPRWFAAAGGWLAAEAETVFARYCRYVSAELGDLMPFVCTINEPQMVALHGYLEAYHPPGIADETLWKRVGGRLLDAHFAAVRAVRTESDRSRVGLAVQLPLLAPARDDEACRRLCRLMRHEIVDRYLDGLTGADRGDFLGVQYYRKQWVDPNSPTLFGDPPAGFRRTQMGWAVHPDGLRQILHRAARTGLPLYVTENGVATEDDTERVDYLHAHLAAVAQAMAEGVDVRGYLHWSAFDNFEWSEGYRPKFGLIAVDHDDDFARIAKPSAYAFAKVAETGRLDPAG from the coding sequence GTGGGCGCAGACTTTCCGGCCGGCTTCCTGTGGGGCAGCGCCACCTCGGCCCACCAGGTCGAGGGAAGCAACGTCAACAACGACTGGTGGGAGTTCGAGCACCGTCCCGGCAGCGCGGCACGCTGGTCCTCCGGCGACGGCATCGACCATTACCACCGTTACGCGCAGGACTTCGCCCTGTTGCGGTCACTGGGCCACAACGCGCACCGGCTGTCGCTGGAGTGGTCCCGGATCGAGCCGGCGCCCGGCGAGTTCAGCCGCGCCGCGACAGCGCACTACCGACGGGTGCTCACCGCCCTGGCCGACACGGGCATGACCGCCTTCGTCACCCTGCACCACTTCACCCTGCCGCGTTGGTTCGCGGCCGCCGGTGGCTGGCTCGCGGCGGAGGCCGAGACGGTGTTCGCCCGTTACTGTCGGTACGTCAGCGCGGAGCTGGGTGACCTGATGCCCTTCGTGTGCACGATCAACGAGCCGCAGATGGTAGCCCTGCACGGCTACCTGGAGGCGTACCATCCGCCCGGCATCGCCGACGAGACGCTGTGGAAGCGGGTCGGTGGGAGGTTGCTCGACGCCCACTTCGCAGCGGTACGGGCGGTGCGTACCGAATCGGACCGATCACGGGTCGGCTTGGCGGTCCAACTGCCGCTGCTGGCGCCGGCCCGCGACGACGAGGCGTGCCGGAGGCTGTGCCGCCTCATGCGGCATGAGATCGTCGATCGTTACCTCGACGGGCTCACCGGCGCGGATCGCGGCGACTTCCTCGGCGTGCAGTACTACCGTAAGCAGTGGGTGGATCCGAACTCGCCCACCCTGTTCGGTGATCCGCCGGCCGGCTTTCGTCGGACCCAGATGGGCTGGGCCGTACATCCCGACGGTCTGCGGCAGATCCTGCACCGGGCCGCCCGGACCGGTCTGCCGCTCTACGTGACGGAGAACGGGGTCGCCACCGAGGACGACACCGAGCGGGTCGACTACCTGCACGCGCACCTCGCTGCCGTGGCCCAGGCCATGGCCGAGGGTGTCGACGTACGCGGGTATCTGCACTGGTCGGCCTTTGACAACTTCGAGTGGAGTGAGGGCTACCGGCCGAAGTTCGGCCTGATCGCCGTCGACCACGACGACGACTTCGCCCGGATCGCCAAGCCGAGCGCGTACGCCTTCGCCAAGGTGGCCGAGACGGGCCGGCTGGACCCGGCAGGGTGA
- a CDS encoding extracellular solute-binding protein: MRIQRFAAVVAATTMTIAFTACSGGTNASTDADTLTLASVDQGSVEDVVKAFEDANPGVKVNFTTSGADQYQQQIRTQLASGTAPDVMTVWPGNGNPGATFVLAEPGYLMDLSDQPWAAQLPESVKSVAQYDGKTYNAIFGLNGIGAIYNQEAMEKAQLTPPGTWTELLTFCRNAAAKGTPAFALGIQDNWVTQIALFALVATTVYGNDRDFDTKMQAGQATFADSEWTTAMAKYQEMNETGCFQDSPLSTSYEASQELAATGKTLGIIQGNWVVALLKGKNPSGTFVLKPLPATDDPATFVMPAAAGAGYGVNAKAKNTDLALKFVNFVMSPEGMRVFNAKQGSLPSLPNSGSEVDPAFTDLTTFINDNRTVPFMDQLWPNAKVQQTMLSGLQEIFSDQATAQQVLNRMDADYQAGS, translated from the coding sequence GTGAGAATCCAGAGGTTCGCAGCCGTGGTGGCCGCGACGACAATGACGATCGCCTTCACCGCGTGCAGCGGTGGCACCAACGCCAGCACCGACGCCGACACGTTGACCCTCGCCTCGGTCGACCAGGGCTCGGTCGAGGACGTGGTGAAGGCTTTCGAGGACGCAAACCCCGGGGTGAAGGTCAACTTCACCACCAGCGGCGCCGACCAGTACCAGCAGCAGATCCGTACCCAGCTGGCCTCCGGCACGGCCCCGGACGTCATGACGGTCTGGCCGGGTAACGGCAATCCCGGCGCCACCTTCGTACTGGCTGAGCCGGGCTATCTGATGGATCTGTCCGACCAGCCGTGGGCAGCCCAACTGCCCGAGTCGGTCAAGAGCGTCGCCCAGTACGACGGCAAGACCTACAACGCCATTTTCGGGCTCAACGGCATCGGCGCGATCTACAACCAGGAGGCCATGGAGAAGGCCCAGCTGACCCCGCCGGGCACCTGGACCGAGCTGCTCACGTTCTGCCGCAACGCCGCCGCCAAGGGAACTCCGGCCTTCGCGCTCGGCATCCAGGACAACTGGGTCACCCAGATCGCGCTGTTCGCGCTGGTCGCCACCACCGTCTACGGCAACGACCGGGACTTCGACACCAAAATGCAGGCCGGCCAGGCCACCTTCGCGGACTCGGAGTGGACCACGGCCATGGCCAAGTACCAGGAGATGAACGAGACCGGCTGCTTCCAGGACAGTCCGCTCAGCACCAGTTACGAGGCCAGCCAGGAGTTGGCCGCCACCGGCAAGACGCTCGGCATCATCCAGGGCAACTGGGTGGTGGCGCTGCTCAAGGGCAAGAACCCGTCGGGCACGTTCGTGCTCAAGCCGCTGCCGGCCACCGACGACCCGGCCACCTTCGTGATGCCCGCCGCCGCAGGCGCCGGCTACGGCGTCAACGCCAAGGCCAAGAACACCGACCTGGCGCTCAAATTCGTCAACTTCGTGATGTCTCCCGAGGGCATGCGGGTCTTCAATGCCAAGCAGGGCAGCCTGCCGTCGCTGCCGAACAGCGGCTCCGAGGTCGACCCGGCCTTCACCGACCTGACCACCTTCATCAACGACAACCGGACCGTGCCCTTCATGGACCAGCTGTGGCCGAACGCGAAGGTGCAGCAGACCATGCTCTCCGGCCTGCAGGAGATCTTCAGTGACCAGGCCACCGCTCAGCAGGTGCTGAACAGGATGGACGCCGACTACCAGGCCGGTTCCTGA